In one Mobula hypostoma chromosome 17, sMobHyp1.1, whole genome shotgun sequence genomic region, the following are encoded:
- the LOC134357712 gene encoding C-C chemokine receptor type 2-like yields MDNTTEYADYDYEYICEKDAVNDFTAQLMPPFYSLVLMLSLLGNGLVLVILVKYEYLKTITNIFILNLAISDLLSAVSLPFWAVHHIMGWIFGNVMCKIMSGVFNIGFYSGIMFLTLMTIDRYLAVVHAVSAVRSRKVRYATITSTVVWLVSIIATIPEFLFSKSAKGDNDVLICDNTYPKSKSVPWILLKNSQQNALFFILPLIIIVYCYFRIIQTIIKCRTVQKHRTLRVIFSIVVVFFLCWAPYNVVIFLRSLEELNILDAVDCDYDRKMDYAYTVSYSIAYFHCCLNPIFYAFVGEKFRRHLIYFCGHCMPYSLICPTQISVSRNTNLEGSDGNDTTNNW; encoded by the coding sequence ATGGACAACACTACGGAATATGCAGACTATGATTATGAATATATTTGTGAGAAAGACGCCGTCAACGATTTTACAGCGCAACTGATGCCTCCATTTTATTCGCTTGTGCTAATGTTGAGTCTACTTGGAAATGGACTGGTTTTGGTGATATTGGTAAAATATGAATACCTAAAAACAATTACAAATATATTCATTCTTAATCTTGCCATTTCAGATTTGCTTTCTGCTGTTAGCCTCCCCTTCTGGGCAGTGCATCATATAATGGGATGGATCTTTGGGAATGTAATGTGCAAAATAATGAGTGGCGTATTTAACATTGGCTTTTACAGTGGTATAATGTTCCTAACACTGATGACAATTGATCGGTATCTTGCAGTTGTTCATGCAGTAAGTGCTGTGAGATCCAGAAAAGTTCGTTACGCAACAATAACGAGCACTGTTGTCTGGCTAGTTAGTATAATCGCAACCATCCCTGAGTTTCTCTTTTCCAAATCTGCAAAGGGCGATAATGATGTCTTAATTTGTGACAACACTTACCCAAAATCTAAATCAGTTCCATGGATACTATTAAAAAATTCTCAACAAAATGCATTGTTCTTTATTCTTCCATTGATCATCATTGTGTACTGCTATTTTAGGATAATTCAAACAATAATAAAGTGCAGAACAGTACAGAAGCACAGGACTCTAAGAGTAATATTCTCCATTGTAGTGGTGTTTTTCTTGTGTTGGGCACCATACAACGTTGTGATTTTTTTGAGATCTTTGGAGGAGCTCAATATACTAGATGCTGTGGACTGTgattatgatagaaaaatggattaCGCATATACTGTCTCTTACAGCATAGCTTATTTCCATTGCTGCCTCAATCCCATTTTTTATGCTTTTGTTGGTGAAAAATTTAGAAGGCACCTAATTTATTTCTGCGGCCATTGCATGCCATATAGTCTGATTTGTCCTACGCAGATAAGTGTCAGCAGGAATACCAATTTAGAAGGATCTGATGGAAATGATACAACAAATAACTGGTAA